One stretch of Methyloversatilis sp. RAC08 DNA includes these proteins:
- the gmk gene encoding guanylate kinase, with protein MATRGLLFIVSAPSGAGKTTLVRGLLERDPQIQLSISHTTRAARPGEVDGVAYHFVSAAVFDAMRAAGDFLEWAQVHGNCYGTSRRWLDEQLSAGRDVLLEIDWQGAQQVRTLFPEAVGIFILPPSLDALSARLNGRGQDAADVIERRLAAARDEIRHLREFDFVIINDILSQAQAELVSVVQAARLLTTSQMARHPETFKSLGID; from the coding sequence ATGGCAACACGCGGCCTGCTTTTCATCGTCAGCGCCCCTTCTGGCGCCGGCAAGACCACCCTGGTGCGCGGTCTGCTCGAACGCGACCCGCAGATTCAGCTGTCGATCTCGCACACGACGCGCGCAGCGCGCCCGGGCGAAGTCGACGGCGTGGCCTATCATTTCGTGTCCGCCGCCGTTTTCGACGCCATGCGCGCGGCGGGCGACTTTCTCGAATGGGCGCAGGTGCATGGCAATTGCTACGGAACGTCGCGCCGCTGGCTCGACGAACAGCTGTCGGCCGGCCGTGATGTGCTGCTGGAAATCGACTGGCAGGGCGCACAGCAGGTGCGCACGCTGTTTCCCGAGGCAGTCGGCATCTTCATCCTGCCGCCGTCGCTGGACGCCCTGTCCGCGCGGCTGAACGGGCGCGGACAGGACGCGGCCGACGTCATCGAGCGGCGGCTGGCCGCGGCACGCGACGAGATACGTCATCTTCGCGAATTCGATTTCGTTATAATCAATGACATACTGAGTCAAGCTCAAGCTGAGCTGGTGTCCGTCGTGCAGGCCGCGCGCCTGCTGACGACCAGCCAGATGGCGCGGCATCCTGAAACATTCAAATCACTGGGCATCGACTGA